The Stratiformator vulcanicus genome has a segment encoding these proteins:
- a CDS encoding nucleotidyltransferase domain-containing protein yields MTNKVHLSESLIYSSGSQVVTRSDVVGPSGVILHPAGAVGVVVKSPPDLDHHYRVRFPDGVEESLKPSELTLLAKYKEGRIGEGAEGLHDGDLFDRVIFRCVIGSQAYGLDDEASDVDRRGCFLPKAERHWSLFGIPEQLECHETQESYWEIQKFVVLALKANPNVLECLYTPLVEKATPLAEELLAMRESFLSRLVYQTYNGYVLSQFKKMQAGLRNQGRVKPKHVMHLIRLLISGIGVLRDGFVPVRVDKHRDELLAIKRGELLWQETEKWRTQLHQEFDEALQQTSLPERPDYEKANAFLVKARRAAMAKDLP; encoded by the coding sequence ATGACAAATAAAGTCCACCTCTCCGAGTCGCTCATTTATTCCAGCGGGTCCCAAGTCGTCACACGGTCTGACGTCGTGGGTCCGTCCGGAGTTATTCTTCATCCCGCCGGTGCCGTCGGCGTGGTGGTGAAGTCGCCGCCCGATCTGGATCATCATTATCGTGTTCGGTTCCCGGACGGCGTGGAGGAGTCGCTGAAGCCATCCGAATTAACGCTGCTCGCAAAATATAAAGAGGGCCGCATCGGCGAAGGTGCCGAAGGACTGCACGACGGCGACCTGTTCGACCGTGTCATTTTTCGATGCGTGATCGGCTCGCAAGCATACGGCCTTGACGATGAAGCGTCCGATGTCGATCGCCGCGGGTGTTTTCTCCCGAAGGCGGAGCGACACTGGTCGCTATTCGGCATTCCGGAGCAACTCGAGTGTCACGAGACGCAAGAGTCTTACTGGGAAATTCAGAAGTTTGTCGTTCTCGCCCTGAAAGCGAACCCGAACGTGTTGGAGTGCCTCTACACACCACTCGTGGAGAAAGCGACGCCGCTTGCCGAAGAACTTCTGGCGATGCGGGAGTCATTTCTCTCGCGGCTCGTCTATCAAACTTACAACGGCTACGTGCTATCACAGTTTAAGAAAATGCAGGCGGGTCTCCGCAATCAGGGCCGGGTTAAGCCGAAGCACGTGATGCACTTGATCCGCCTGTTAATCTCCGGCATCGGTGTGCTCCGTGACGGTTTCGTCCCGGTTCGCGTCGATAAGCACCGCGACGAACTGCTCGCGATTAAACGGGGTGAACTGCTTTGGCAGGAAACGGAAAAGTGGCGGACGCAACTGCATCAAGAATTCGACGAAGCACTACAACAAACATCGCTACCGGAGCGGCCTGATTATGAGAAGGCAAACGCCTTTCTGGTCAAGGCAAGGCGGGCGGCAATGGCGAAAGACCTCCCGTGA
- a CDS encoding nucleotidyltransferase domain-containing protein produces MTDDPRLTQQVEDHPYPLLFATISGAHLYGFPSPDSDYDLRGVHLLPLRDVIGLKRGQETVERSGVHDGLEIDLVTHDAAKFFGLMLKKNGYVLEQVLSSLVVHTTPEHEELKAIARQCVTRHHAHHYLGFAATQWKLFNKEDPPRVKPLLYVYRVLLTGIHLMRTGEVEANLVRLNEVFQLPYIPELVERKTQGTEKGTLDDGDLMLHEHEYERLRGELELAHYASALPDIAEVTEPLNELLIRVRLSQT; encoded by the coding sequence GTGACCGACGATCCCCGGCTGACTCAACAAGTCGAAGACCATCCCTACCCGCTACTGTTCGCCACGATCAGCGGGGCGCATCTTTACGGCTTTCCCTCGCCCGATTCCGACTATGACCTCCGAGGCGTTCACCTGCTGCCGCTCCGGGATGTGATCGGTTTAAAACGCGGTCAGGAGACCGTCGAGCGGTCCGGGGTGCATGACGGCTTGGAGATTGACCTCGTTACGCACGACGCAGCCAAGTTCTTCGGGCTCATGCTGAAAAAGAACGGCTACGTTCTGGAGCAGGTGCTCTCTTCGCTCGTCGTGCACACCACGCCCGAGCACGAAGAATTAAAGGCAATTGCACGGCAATGCGTAACCCGTCACCACGCCCACCATTACCTCGGTTTCGCCGCCACGCAGTGGAAGCTGTTTAATAAGGAGGACCCACCACGTGTGAAACCGCTGCTGTATGTCTATCGCGTGCTACTGACCGGCATCCATCTGATGCGCACCGGCGAAGTTGAAGCGAACCTCGTCCGGCTCAATGAAGTGTTTCAACTGCCTTACATCCCGGAGTTGGTCGAGCGAAAGACGCAAGGCACGGAGAAAGGCACGCTCGACGATGGGGACTTGATGTTGCATGAGCACGAGTACGAGCGGTTGCGGGGAGAGTTGGAGCTGGCTCACTATGCTAGTGCGCTACCGGATATAGCAGAGGTCACGGAGCCGCTGAATGAACTCTTGATCCGCGTTCGCCTTTCCCAAACCTGA
- a CDS encoding polynucleotide kinase-phosphatase encodes MKINVPKLSLVVLIGPSGSGKSTFARTHFLPTEVLSSDFFRGLVSDDENDQDATQDAFALLHEVAATRLKRGKLTVIDATNTQPEARRPLVQIARRYHCLPVAIVLNLPEAVCRDRNRDRPDRDFGPHVIRNQRSQLRRSLKSLKREGFRHIFVMDSVEKVDAATVERVPLWNDKTDEHGPFDFIGDVHGCADELETLLSELGYENTNASDLGPGWGDTRYRHPEGRKAVFVGDLVDRGPRIVDVLRIVRNMVEGGSAICVPGNHDMKLLRKLNGRNVQVTHGLADSLADIEALPDAVRESFVEDLKTFLDGLVSHYVLDDRRVVVAHAGIKESMQGRGSGKVRDFCLYGETTGETDEFGLPIRHNWAADYRGSAMVVYGHTPVPEPEWLNETVNIDTGCVFGGKLTAMRYPEREFVSVPAQMMYCEPSRPFLTPDVEALSAQQRHDDVLDAEDVIGKRIVSTRLQRNITIREENATAALEVMSRFAVDPKWLIYLPPTMSPCETSSEPGMLEHPAEAFAYYRNQGVPRVICEEKHMGSRAVVVLCRDEEAAVARFGIDTGETGIVYTRTGRRFFNDQTLERQFLNVLHGAINDAGWWEQFETTWVCLDCELMPWSAKAQELLRSQYAAVGAAAGAALPRAVTSLQRAVARLSGSDEETATALVDRFARRSSAVEKYVAAYRHYCWPVASLADLKLAPFHLLATEGRVHIDQAHPWHMETLASLSRNGNGLITATDCQTVSLTDVDSVEERVRWWNEKTATGGEGMVVKPTDWVVRGRKGLVQPAVKCRGKEYLRIIYGPDYDAEENLSRLRNRSLGRKRSLALREFALGVESLERFVRQEPLRRVHECVFGVLALESEPVDPRL; translated from the coding sequence GTGAAGATCAACGTCCCCAAACTCTCTCTCGTTGTCCTCATCGGCCCCAGCGGGTCGGGGAAGAGCACGTTTGCGCGGACGCATTTTCTGCCGACGGAGGTGCTTTCGTCCGACTTCTTTCGTGGCTTGGTCAGCGATGATGAGAACGATCAGGATGCCACGCAGGATGCGTTTGCTCTGCTGCATGAAGTGGCGGCGACACGGCTGAAGCGAGGGAAACTGACGGTCATCGATGCGACCAACACGCAGCCGGAGGCGCGACGGCCTTTGGTGCAAATCGCGCGAAGGTATCACTGTCTGCCGGTGGCGATCGTGCTCAACCTCCCCGAAGCCGTCTGCCGGGACCGAAACCGCGATCGCCCTGATCGCGACTTTGGGCCGCATGTGATTCGCAACCAGCGGTCGCAATTAAGACGGTCACTGAAGTCTTTAAAACGCGAAGGCTTCCGGCACATCTTCGTGATGGACTCTGTCGAGAAGGTAGACGCGGCGACGGTCGAGCGCGTGCCGCTTTGGAACGATAAAACTGACGAACACGGGCCGTTCGATTTCATCGGTGACGTCCACGGCTGCGCCGATGAACTTGAGACCCTTCTGTCCGAACTCGGCTACGAGAATACGAATGCCTCGGACCTCGGCCCCGGTTGGGGAGACACGCGCTATCGGCATCCCGAAGGACGCAAAGCGGTCTTCGTGGGTGACCTTGTCGACCGTGGGCCGCGGATCGTCGATGTGTTACGGATTGTCCGCAATATGGTCGAAGGTGGTTCGGCGATTTGTGTGCCCGGCAACCACGACATGAAGCTGCTGCGAAAATTAAATGGTCGTAATGTGCAGGTGACGCACGGCCTCGCCGATTCGCTCGCTGACATTGAAGCATTGCCCGACGCCGTTCGCGAGTCCTTCGTTGAAGATCTTAAGACCTTTCTCGACGGACTCGTCAGCCACTATGTCCTCGACGATCGCCGCGTCGTCGTCGCACACGCGGGTATTAAAGAGTCAATGCAGGGGCGCGGCTCGGGGAAGGTCCGCGACTTCTGCCTCTATGGAGAGACGACCGGCGAGACCGACGAATTCGGCTTGCCGATCCGGCACAACTGGGCCGCCGACTACCGCGGCTCGGCAATGGTCGTTTACGGACACACGCCGGTTCCGGAGCCGGAGTGGCTGAACGAGACGGTTAATATCGACACCGGATGCGTGTTCGGCGGCAAGCTGACGGCGATGCGCTATCCCGAGCGGGAATTTGTTTCAGTTCCTGCACAAATGATGTACTGCGAACCTTCCCGCCCATTCTTGACGCCTGACGTCGAAGCCCTCTCCGCGCAGCAGCGGCACGATGACGTGCTTGATGCCGAGGATGTCATCGGGAAGCGGATCGTATCGACACGGCTGCAGCGGAATATCACGATCCGGGAGGAGAATGCGACGGCGGCCCTCGAAGTGATGAGTCGCTTTGCGGTCGATCCGAAATGGCTAATTTATCTACCGCCGACAATGTCGCCGTGCGAGACCTCGTCGGAGCCCGGAATGCTGGAGCACCCTGCCGAAGCATTCGCCTATTACCGCAATCAGGGCGTGCCACGGGTGATCTGCGAAGAGAAGCACATGGGCTCTCGGGCGGTCGTTGTATTGTGTCGCGATGAAGAGGCTGCGGTAGCGCGGTTCGGCATCGACACCGGCGAAACGGGGATCGTTTATACGCGGACCGGTCGACGGTTTTTTAACGATCAGACTTTGGAACGACAATTCCTTAACGTGCTGCACGGTGCAATTAATGACGCCGGGTGGTGGGAGCAATTCGAGACGACGTGGGTTTGCCTCGACTGTGAATTAATGCCGTGGTCAGCAAAGGCGCAAGAACTTCTGCGCTCGCAGTACGCCGCGGTCGGAGCCGCAGCCGGCGCGGCTTTGCCTCGCGCGGTGACTTCGCTGCAACGCGCTGTGGCTCGGCTTAGCGGCAGTGACGAAGAGACGGCCACGGCTCTGGTGGATCGATTCGCGCGGCGGTCATCCGCGGTTGAGAAATATGTCGCCGCCTATCGGCATTACTGCTGGCCGGTCGCGTCGCTGGCCGATCTCAAGCTCGCCCCGTTTCACCTGCTCGCCACTGAGGGCCGTGTTCACATCGATCAGGCCCATCCCTGGCACATGGAAACGCTCGCCAGCTTAAGTCGAAACGGTAACGGGCTGATCACCGCCACCGATTGCCAAACCGTTAGTCTGACTGATGTCGACAGCGTTGAGGAAAGAGTGCGGTGGTGGAATGAAAAGACCGCGACCGGCGGCGAGGGAATGGTCGTGAAGCCGACCGACTGGGTCGTCCGCGGCAGGAAGGGACTGGTTCAACCGGCCGTGAAGTGCCGTGGCAAAGAGTACCTGCGGATCATCTACGGCCCCGATTACGATGCGGAGGAGAACTTGTCACGGCTCCGCAATCGCAGCCTCGGTCGTAAACGATCATTAGCACTGCGGGAGTTCGCCCTCGGAGTCGAATCTTTGGAGCGATTCGTTCGGCAGGAACCTCTGCGACGCGTCCACGAGTGCGTTTTCGGCGTGCTCGCGTTGGAAAGCGAGCCGGTCGATCCGCGGTTGTGA